CCGCGGCCGCATCCACGTCCACCTGTTCGCCGGCGCGCAGGATCCCCCGGTGGCGACACACCGCCTCCAGGTTCGCCTCTGGATCCGGGTCCAGCCGGGTGAGCCCGAACCGCTCCGCCAGGGCCGGACCCAGCGGCTCCCAGATCAGCGTCAGCAGCTCGCCGGCGACGTCCCGCCGGTCGAAGACCTCGTCCTTGATCGAGCCGATGGCCGCCAGCAGCAGGCCGTCCCGCTGGTCCTCGAACTTGGGCACCAGGATGCCCGGCATGTCCAGCAACTCGACGTCGGCGCCGATGCGGATCCACTGCTTGCCCCGGGTCACCCCGGGGCGGTCGCCCACCGCTGCGCGGCGAGCCCCCACGAGCCGGTTGATGACCGACGACTTGCCGACGTTGGGGATGCCGACCGCCATGACCCGCGCAGGGCGGGGCTTTCGGCCCTTGGCCGTCCAGGCCGCCAGAACCGGGGCGAACGCCCTGCGCACGGCGGCCAGCACCTCCCGGGCGCCGGTTCCCTTCACCGCGTCCAGCGCGACAGCAGGCCGGCCCGGTTCGTTCAGCCGCCGCACCCACTCGGAGGTAGCGGCGGGGTCAGCCAGGTCGGCCTTGTTCAAGATCAGCACCTGCGGCTTGTGGGCCACCAGCCGCATCAGGTCGGGGTTCCGGCTGGCCAGCGGGCAGCGGGCATCGACGATCTCCAGGACCACGTCCACCAGCGGTGCGTTCTCCTGCAGGATGCGCCGCGCCTTGGCCATATGGCCGGGGAACCACTGAATCACCGGCACGGGGCTCCCTCCCTTACGAGCGGTCTCCCTGTGCCGGGGAGGTGAGACCGCCGATCTCCGTAAGCGGCCAGATGCGGGCGAATGCGAGGCCCCGGATGTTCTCCAGGGGCACCTCGCCGAAGTACCTGCTGTCCTCGCTGTTGGACCGGTTGTCGCCCAGGACGAAGACCGAGTCCTCCGGCACCACGTACGGACCGAAATCGCCGGCGCTCATGCGGACGGTGCTCACCTCGGGGAAGCGCACGCCGTTGACGTACACCTCGCCGCCGCGCATCTCCACGGTGTCGCCGGCCACCGCCACCACC
Above is a genomic segment from Symbiobacterium terraclitae containing:
- the ylqF gene encoding ribosome biogenesis GTPase YlqF, translated to MPVIQWFPGHMAKARRILQENAPLVDVVLEIVDARCPLASRNPDLMRLVAHKPQVLILNKADLADPAATSEWVRRLNEPGRPAVALDAVKGTGAREVLAAVRRAFAPVLAAWTAKGRKPRPARVMAVGIPNVGKSSVINRLVGARRAAVGDRPGVTRGKQWIRIGADVELLDMPGILVPKFEDQRDGLLLAAIGSIKDEVFDRRDVAGELLTLIWEPLGPALAERFGLTRLDPDPEANLEAVCRHRGILRAGEQVDVDAAAALVLREFREGRLGRVTLQPPPPADAKL
- the lepB gene encoding signal peptidase I, producing the protein MAEVSEERPAVKRKSPVRELLETLVLALLFAFVIRTFVVEVYQVSGSSMTNTLHDHERVLVNKFIYRLRDPQPGDIVVFRYPRQPERDFIKRVVAVAGDTVEMRGGEVYVNGVRFPEVSTVRMSAGDFGPYVVPEDSVFVLGDNRSNSEDSRYFGEVPLENIRGLAFARIWPLTEIGGLTSPAQGDRS